Within the Meleagris gallopavo isolate NT-WF06-2002-E0010 breed Aviagen turkey brand Nicholas breeding stock chromosome 21, Turkey_5.1, whole genome shotgun sequence genome, the region TCTCAGGGCtgggtggttttgtttttgctttcagcagGCTGGTAGCATCCCAGCAAAAGTGAAGAATAAACATTAACAGGAGAATTCCGGAGCCCAGTTATGAAATACCAAGTGTAATTTCCTGCATTTTGCAATGttcaatgtttatttttaatgattacagcagcaggggaaaaaaaaagaaaaaagaaaNNNNNNNNNNNNNNNNNNNNNNNNNNNNNNNNNNNNNNNNNNNNNNNNNNNNNNNNNNNNNNNNNNNNNNNNNNNNNNNNNNNNNNNNNNNNNNNNNNNNTCGGGGTTGGGCTGGGCGGGCGGTGTGGGGGGAGCTCGGGGCGTTCAGAGCTAACCGGTGAGTGGGGAACCGGAGGCTGGGCCTGGCGGTCGGCCTGTGGAGGGCTGAGGGGCCGCGGGGCCGCGGGGCCGTCCCTGCGTCCGCTTCCTCCTCTCTGCGGCGCTGCCTCCCGTTCTCCTCGCAgcccagctgtgtgtgtgagagatgcttgttttcttgcttgCCTCTCCCCGCCCAGCGGCCGTGTGCTGGTAGTTAGCCCTGTTCTGCAGGTGGAGGACTGCTCACGTTTCCCTTCTCCGGGCCCCTGGGCCGTACAGCCGAGTGGAGGATGGTAAAAGCAGCCCCGTGCTGTGCTGCGTGAGGCGTTTCGCACTGTGTATGTGCTCcttcattcttctgtttttaatggtTTGCAGTATCTGAGCAAGCGTGGTGTTAAAAAGGAAGATTCAGCAGGTGTTGGTAGTGCTTAGCAGTGCATAGATGGAAAAAGGAGATGAGCATTCAGCAATTTTAATATAGACCCAAGCATCTTAATGTTCACCATCAGCTTTTCCTGTGACTCTTGGTAGGGTGATACAGAAAGCACGCCCTATTTAAGCAGAACTAATAGGGTTGGGAAGTGCAGTGCTTGTAGAAATGAGCTCAACAGCTAATCATGCTTGCTGTAAGTGAGGCAGCACCTGCAGCATGATGCCTCGTGCTTTGAGAAGTGTATTACTGTAGGTTCCATGAGCTTGGCTGGTAATCATGTGATATACGCAAGTAAGTGACTTTGTGAGCTGCATTTATAGGCACCTGTGTTTGGGTTAGCTCTGATCAGAATACACTTGGGTTATTCCAGCAAAGTGAGCTGCTGGAGTATGAAGTAGAGTCATACTAATTTCAGTGAGTACACATTTTTCTCTCATGTATGAAATAGAGTTATTCAAAAGAATTTTTTGATCCTATGGGATAAGGTCTCGTCCTAAAAGTTACTTCCAGCATTACTGCCATCATGAAGTAACTCCCTGTAAATGTGGGcatgtttttgtcttctgatgATGTAATGCAAGACTGAGGGAGTACGAAGTGTTTTGAACTGCTTGTATCTCTGCCCTGCTTTTCCCACAAAATCTAATTAAGCTTTAGTCTAGAACTAAAATCATAATTTTCCTATTGATCAGAAACTGgttatttttgtgttaaaatAACGTCTGCTTGCTTGTTGCCAGGCACTGGATGACCATAACTAAACAATGTCTGTACCACGTGGAGCTGTCCATGCAAAATGGATAGTAGGGAAAGTCATAGGaaccaaaatgcagaaaactgcCAAAGTGAGAGTGACAAGGCTTGTACTAGATCCTTACTTACTAAAGGTAAAAGCTGGTTATCTTATCTTGCCAGATAACTTTTGTACTGTGCAGAagaatgttttattaatttgaCCCCTAGAATTGTTGATAGCTCTTCATGCTGCCAGTTCCCTAATGGACTTGTGCAGTGATATGGCTGTGAGGATGAGTACAGAGGATGACAAGCAGGGTGTTTTGTCAGGATGCTTCTATACATGTTGTCTGCTAAATGTTTCTTTGAAGTGCTTTGTCAGTGCACTTCTAAGTTGGAAAGGTAAGATTTGTGGGCTCGCACTATGTTTAATTAGTCAGTTTTCCAATAGATTCTGTAGGCATTCTTCTGCATACATAATTGTAAGCATGCTTAATGTTTGAATCTATATGTTGATGTGCCATAAGAGCATTTTTACTTGTAAATGCTTATCAAACAGGGAACAATtagtattttctccttttatgtGGAGAAAACTGGAACAAACTGGTGGTGTAAAAGTTTGCTTTGTTTGGAATCCTAATGccaaagtttcctttttttccttccgcAGTTCTTTAACAAGAGGAAAACCTATTTTGCCCATGATCCATTGCAGCAGTGTGTTGTTGGAGACATTGTTCTTCTTAAAGCCTTGCCTGAGCGGAGGAGCAAACACGTGAAACACGAACTGGCTGAAATTGTTTTCAAGGTTGGAAATGTCATAGATCCGATCACAGGAAAGCCCTGTGCAGGAACCAGATTTCTTGAAAATCTATCAGATTCAGAAAACCTGACAGAGGCAGATACCACCTATCTAAGTGAAAAACTCCAGGAACTTAAAGTTTGTTCAACAGACAAATAgtggagaaaataattaaacGAGGCTTTCCAGCTCATCTCTGTCAGGGATGTTTGGATCCCTGAAATTGTATGTTAAAATGTTTTGGTGAAATTTGTAGTCAAAATACGTAGCAAGCATAGCTGCTTCTAAGGACAGACGTTCCAGATGAAAAACTTGGTGCCTCaaatgaaaatatggaaaatgtgAGTTAAATGTTAACGCTTCATTTTGTTGCATTTAGTTTTGCCCAAAGTCTTGACACTTTCCAAAGCCAGCTGCTCACTTGGAATGACTCTTCTGTACCGAGAGACAAGAATACAACTAGGGTTGTTCTGATTGTTCTGTATTTCAGGTGATCTTTCTTTTATGATTTGTAGGCTTAAAATGCTATTAAACCTTTTGAAAAGAAGTGTAGAAACTTTAAAACGAGCTGCCTGTGCGTGTCCTCATTTCCTCTGTAAGTTGCTCCTGCCCCTGCTGTGTTAACTTCTAAGATCTGACAAAATTCAACCACTTGTCTTTATTATGGCAGTAAAATGAGAAAGTTATCTTTGGGTAGCTCAGCATAGCTGTTCTTGTAGCCTGTCCAAAGAGTATTTAGGTCTGAGAGAGATGGATCTCAGTGAGTTCCCAGCAGGAGATAGAAGCTGATAAGAGTTCGGTCTCTGACTTTGGGAAGGCATCTTTAATCTGGGGCTGTAGGTCTCTGTTGTTGATCTGTTTGTAGAAATGGTTGATATATAAATCAATAATTACAAATCAATGATTAAAGCCCGCATCTTAGTGGAAGGAAATCCGCGACTCACTCAGGTGGATTAACAACGTGCAACTCCATCCCCAGCACGGGAAGGCAAACCGTTCAGCTCAACGCGGCGCTTCGGGGGATTTCAGCCTCACTCCCAAACCCATGGCGGGCGGTGAGGTCCGGGCCGGCCTACCGCGCATGCGCACTGCGACCGCCCCGGGGGCGTGGCTGTAGGACCCCCGGCGCCGTTTGCGCCCCCCTCGGCCGGCGGCGGCGCTACAGCGCCGGNNNNNNNNNNNNNNNNNNNNNNNNNNNNNNNNNNNNNNNNNNNNNNNNNNNNNNNNNNNNNNNNNNNNNNNNNNNNNNNNNNNNNNNNNNNNNNNNNNNNAAAAAAAAGTAGCTGAAGTGCCTTTTGTTAATGTGAAGGCAAACCAAAAAAGTTATGGTCAAATACTCAGCACAATTAAGTGTTGTAGCAGCAGATGGGCACATAGGTGCCCAGCCAGATCGCTGGAAAGAGGAGATGATTGCCTTCGTGTATGATTGGCTTTAGGAAACcttccccagccctgtgctgtttGCCCAGAGGAAAATGCCCACTGGTTGGTGAAAGTAGGATGTATTAATGGCCACAGGTCAAGGCAGAGGAATATCCCTGCACATCTTCAGGGAGATGCTGCCAGACTCATGGATCCCTGTGCACTGTGGCTCTCCTGCCCTCACTGTGCCCCAGTATGGGACAGAAGGAAACACAGAGCAAGGAAACTATAGGCaagaagaactgaaagaaactgCCAACACCACAATCCCGTGCAAGTGCAGAGAAAGCCACGCATTATGCAACATCCGTCTGGGAAGCAACACTTGTCATTGATAAAAATTATGCAAAGAGGTCCTgtggctggaggaaaaggaaaatgcagatcAGCCAAATGGCCTCACCCTGCAGTGAGACATTGCTGACCTTCTCATACATTGTTGTACAGAGAAATCCAGCAAAGCTAAATTCCTAAACCAATTCCCGCTGATATCTTTTTGATTTGAAGCCTTGGATGCTACCTTCATGCTAAGGATCTTGTGCCATGCCCTGCAGGCACCCACAACAGGTGTTTTTCCATGGTCCTAAATCCAACTCATGGCCATTCTCCCTTCTTCTTGAGTCAGCTCTGAGCTGAAAGCCCTCAGTTCCACAGCCAGGGGCCTGGGGACTCCAGACTCAAGTATCTCTTGCTccttaacaaagaaaatacatttaatataGAAGTATATATAAATAcgggaaatgaatgaaatgctttgtgcaAGGAACAAGTGTTTATAGAAGAAAGAAGAACCCTACTTCATATAAATACATTCCTCAACAAATAGGAGGATTCTGAGCACAAGGTGCAGCAAAACACTCAAGTCAGAAGCTGACTCACCAGCCCACAGGCAGCTTCTTGCCACAGTGTCAAGCTTTGCTCTACCCCACTACCACCAAGTAGCCCCCACAGTTTCCCCTATACTGCCCCACATCCGGTTCTTTGCATCTTACAGCTTGCACTTGGGGTCCCAACTTCACCCCTGCAGTCAGGTGGAGCAAAGCCCTGGGGCtgcttctcagcagctttggctttgcaagggcaCATGGACTCTGGTCCCCCACAGTCACAGCCCTACAGCTCTTCTGTACGATTTGGCTGAGGCAGCAGCTCTCAAGCGTTGCCCCTGCAGAGTTCTGCCCACATGAATACTCCATTGGGacattaagaggaaaaaaatctgtctgcaAAAAGTGATTTCAATTATGAGTTTGCAGACACTGAGTATCCTCCTGCACCCAGACACAGATTGCATAAGCTCCAGTTACATTAAAATGGGCTAAAAATAAAGTACTATCTAAACTTGCATAGCTGGGGTTATCTCATAGCCAGGCACttgcttctgtctttcttttctgctttgcccTTGATGAGACTTTCTACCAGTTTCGTGTTTATTGTGCCTTGTGTCAAAATATCTCTTTTTGACATACCATTTCTTTCGTTAAATTGTCTCAACCACATCCCTTTCTTCTCCTGCATGAAAGGGTAAATAATCAGTGTCAAATGATTCTTTTTAAGCTCCCTTCATCTATTTGCCCCActcttttcagtctttcatcTTCAAGTCTCTGAATGCTTTCATCACCTGCCTCAAAGTCTTCTGTGTCAGCTGTATCCTTCTCTGAGTCGCAATGAGCTGAATGTGGCATTCAGAGATCATCCCACTAGTTTCTACAACAACAACATTACGGGATTTGGAGAATTACTTTCTGTCCTATCCTTCATGCTTTCCTATATGTAGATTACTCCTCAGACTTGGGGCATTGAAGATCGTCTCTAGAAAATAGGAGATATTAAGTTCTTTATTATTGATCCTTGATTTTAACCCAGTAAAGAactttgcccagagaggttgtggatgccccatctctggaggtattcaaggttGGATGGGGCGCTGGGTAGCCTGATATAGCAGCTGGCCATCAGTGTATGGTAGGGGGTTGGAACaaatctttaaggtcccctccaatcttagctattctatgattctatcattctactATGATTCTAACTTTCTAAAGAAAATGGCATTTAGGTGATCCAAAcatcaaagaagagaaaaggaaaagagatttcTAAGTTACATGGGCTAAATACTCAGGATGCAAATATCTTTAAAACCTGGCCATAAGCTCAGAAACATTACCACAGGCCATCTTCTCCTAAGCAGCTGTAATTCTTTTGACCTTAGATATAGAAATCAGTATTTCAAATGACCCTTGAGTGCATTTGCCAACAGTGACTATCTAGCATGTTGctcagtcatagaatcacaggatcacaaatcattaaggttggaaaggatctctatgatcatccagtccaaccatttaCCTATCACCAACATTGCCCACTAAACTCCCTTAAGCCCTAATCTTCTCTGACCCTGATTGATGGAAATAATCGTGTATTTTGCAAACATTTGCTTCCCATTGAACTCATCTCCTCCAGATCTTCACGAACTGTACAAGATGTGATAAATCAGCAGCACATCATGCACCGACACTAACCTCATCACTTCCTTTTATAAGTTCACAGATATCTGCAACAAAGGAAATGCAATAGATCTCACTTGTCTGGGCTCCAGTAAGACATTTGAGATGGTGCCACACAGTAAATTATTAGCTAACAAGGATGAGATGTGATTGGCATACATAATGTAAAGTGGGTAAGAGAGCTGCCTGTAAGGAGCATGGTAATAGCTTCAGCTGGAAGTGGAAATGCTGGACTGAGGGGAGGGTTACCAGTGCAGTTCCTTGAATTTctgtctcaaaaaaaaaaaagattctgcttAACATTTGCATTAATGATCTTggcacaaaaagcagaagaacgCAAAGGAAATTAGCTGATGAGGCAGAATGAGATGCTATCATCAATCCAGGAGAGGCCAGGATATCACAGAGAAAGATTATAATGACCTTGAGGACTGGAGTAATGGGGAAGGGTTTGATTCAGTAGTGCAGACTGTACAACGCTGCTTCTGGGAACAACAAAGGGCAAGAGCAGCCATCCCTGCGCTGGAGCCCATGGCAACATCTGGGGCAGGGAAAGACTCATGCTACAAATTATAGGACTGGGACAAGGCCCAGTGTAATACACCATGAGAAGAGGCAAATGCAGTGAGCTCAGGGTAGGGACTAGGAAACAAGGTGTTCTGGTTGTTCTGGGGGAAACCATCACAGAGGCCAACACCTGGGTGGAAAAGAGCTATTTTAGCTACTGAGCACTGCTGGTATAATGATACAGGGCTAGAAGCTGGTTGTGAATGCAAACAGGTAGGAAATTAGATTTTCACCTGGAAGCAGGCAGTTTCTCAGATGGTCTTCAGGTGAGCAGGACAGAAAATGCCATCACCTTCCTGATGGACACAGTCCTGTTGACTTTCCTCCTGAATGCAGGCTGGTTATCTTTAGGCCTTTGCACAGCTGCCTTTTGGAGCCCTATTTTAAAAGCTGTCCCTAGCCACAATGCTGTTTTGAAGTGAGAAGTTCCATGGGGCCATACAAAGGCAGTCTGTTATCCCAGGGCAACTGCTGCATTCACTTATTGTCCTCCAGGACTGGAGGTGAGTTTGGTGGTTATCTTCTCCAAATCAACTCTTGCGAGTCCCTCACAGCTTCCTAGGCTGGTTCTCTGGTGAGTCAAAAGATTCTTACAACACTGCTTTAAATGATCAGTCTATTTCTATTgagttcctcttttttttttcctggaatctCCCTTTTAGGCTTACTGGCACATTATTTCAGGGTTCGGCTTGCATGCCTTTCCCCTTGCTTCTCTCATCCCCAGGATGCAGGATTGAGTCATAAGGTTATTTAATGGTCTCCCACTTCTATGCCCCCAACCACATCCACAATGTTTCCCTACTCCCATGGCCAGCCATAAAGCTCTTTTTGGGCAGTCTCTTCCACTTCTCAGCTGCAGAGGACTGGTtttccatagaatcattaatgttggaaggGCCTCTGAGATCAACCATTcaaccattcacctaccaccaatactgcccactgaccacgtccctcagtgccacatctctacagttcttgaacacccccTGGGACAGGGACTCCCACACCttgctgggcagctgtgctactgcatcacagctctttagaagaataaatttttcctaatatccaacctgaatctccactagtgcaacttgaagccattcttttcttcccttccatgAGCCTCTGAGGAAGAGCACAGGGGTTACAACCCATTGGGCAAGCTGTTGCACCTTGTCTTTACTTTTAGGATCAAGTTTGAAGTAATGGTGGACATCAGCCCTTTACTACCCCTCAGGGgcagctccttcctgcaggCCTCATGCCATACCCCTGCTGGGTGTAACTCTGCTCCTACAGAATGATACCCTCTCCTCTCAGGAGAGATGTTGCTCTTGATTCAAAGTGTTCTTTGATATGAAAGCTGCGCTCCATAATGCTGATCCTAATCCTtttgaaatcatagaatcatggagaggaccttaaggatcatccatttccaacccctgctatgggcTGGTCCCCCctgtcaggctgcccagggcctcctgtatggccttgagcacctccagggatgtggtacccacagctccaggcagTAGTGGCAgggcttcaccaccctctgagaaaaaaaatttcttcctaatgtcaaATTTGCCTTGTAGGAGAACAGAAAGGAGCCCCAAAGAGTGCAGGAAACCAGAAATAACAACATATAGCTCAGTGTTTCACTTAGACCCATCTTTTACCCACAGATGTGCTATTAGCACTAATGCCACACGGCCATCAGAGCAGgccttgctgtgctgcttttgccCTACACACCCATGCACCACTTAGAGACCACCAAGTATGCAGATGTTAGTGGGGAAAGGTGTCCCAGTCCAGATGTGCCTCGTTTCAAAGTTCTCCTGATTGCTGGAGAGCTGCTCTGTGAGTACCAGGCCAGTCCCACTCCATGCCAACCCCACAGCCCATCCCTTGAAGGAATAAGGGAGAAGCTGGAGTGGGCTCATGTTCAGACTCAATTCCACATTGTGAGCTTGAGATGAAAGAGAGGGAATTGCTGCTCACAGAGGTAAGAGCAGGGTTATTACAGCCTGTGTGGCTCAGCTCCAAGCCCTGATCCCAAAGGTCTCTTTCCAAGGCCTTATTCATGGGTTTACATTCTGAGATCTCCAAGCATCTTTGTGACATGACATTCAGACTAGGGGTGCTGGCTTAATGCCCTTCATCTCTTGAGGTTTAAACATGAGTGCAGGGATGTTTGGGTACAGAAGGACACAGGGAGTTAGCAGCCACCTCCAGCAACAGAGAGTAAAAATTTCAGGcgcaagaaataaaaacagatccTGCTGGCTCAGAGTGCACATGGCTAGACAGGagtgaagcagcagcacagcctctgctgctgaaataaGCGGCAGGGCTGATAGCCTGCTTgcaaggaagaagaggaagaagccTGAGAGTAATTCTGcaacagcagccagcagaggcAGGATGTGAACTCATCACGCTGCCGATGACTGGGCTCCCTGAAAACggcagcacagggaggaaaaGGTCAAGAGATGACTCAGGAGACTGCAGCCCCCACCTTGTGGTGCCAGGTTAACCCTGTAGCCCAGCAAGGTGAATACAGACTGGCTGATCTTCACAACTGGGTGAATCAGAGGACACAGAGAGGATATGGTGGCTCTGAAGATGCTGAGATGCCTCAGCACAGTGGGCTCAGGAGTGAGGGCACGCACAGAAGTGGCAGTGAGTTGGGGGACAGCAGTAATGCCTCAGCAGATCAGGCAGGAACTGTATGCAACCCTTGTTTGCTAACACTGGATGAAGTCTAGTGACAACTTACCTGCACTTCTTCACTCCTACAGCTCAGATCAGGAGCAACCAGCTGAGTAAGAACATGTGGTTTCCTATCTGTGCTCTTAATCAAGGCAGGGAGAGCCCCTCAGGGTTAGAGCAAGTGGTTTTTCagggaaacagagaaaacaggGCTGTAGAAAGTCTTCAGCTTCCatacagaagagaaaggctTACTCCAGGAACAGACTTCCTCACTCTGCTAGtgttccctccctgctgctatattttcttcttccatttttggTTTTAGTATGACACTAGAATATCACATCTTAACCAGCATGTTCAGTTTGTTCAGTCTTCCTTGcaatagaatcagagaatcacagaatggtttgagaaggaagggacccttaaagaccatctggtcccactgcctgcagtaCACAGGGACACTCACAGCCCTTCAGCCTGGCCCTGGGGGTCTGCAGGGGTGGGCAGCactcctctctgggcagcctgtgcagtgcctcacctccctcactggaaacaacttcttccttatatccagtctaaatctcccttctgtTAGTTTGaagctatttccccttgtcctatcacaacgGACCCTGCTCAAGAGTTTGTCCTCCTCTATCATATAGCCCCTCCTCAGTAGTCCTTTATGTACTTGTATACTGTTCTCAGGCCCTCTTTAGATCACTCACTACGTTTCCGTGCTCTGCAAATTTAATAGGCCTGTAACTTGTTTCAAAGAGCACTAATGAAAATATCAAGCAGCACAGAACCTGTGGGGTCCCACAAGCTTCTGGCTCACTCAGAAGATCCATTTTCACCCTCAGAAATCCACTTAGAGATCCACTCAGAAGGCCCTTTTCAAAGTCAGATGATGacaatcatggaatcatagaatggcttgagttggaagggatttaaagaccacctagttccaaccctcaGCAGCCAGagcccctccagggatggggcacccacagcttctaCATCTTCTGACACAATTATGTGTCAGGACTATTAGAGGATATTTCTGCAACACTGGGAGCCAGCTCATACCCACGGGACTAAGCTGTGTGTGTAATAATCGCTCCTCAGACTATAGCACTTACACATTTTGAATTCCAATCAAAAATTATAACAGGTTAAACTCCAGGAAGAGAACAACAGGAAGCTCAGGTTGGTGTGGGAACATAGAAATAGGCAGACATTGTCAAACAGTAATGTAGAGCCTCCTAGCCCGGTTGTTCCGAGCTGATGAAGAGCACATCTGAACAGGCTGCACTTCAGCAccatctgctgcctgcaggtcCACAGACCATCACCACAATCAGCTCCATCTCCAGCCCCAATCATTCaaagctgctggcagcatcACCCGATGAACACCTTGCTCTTCTGGATGACAAATCCTGCAGTGACTGATCAGAACAGCGTATCTTTGTTGTCCACTTTGCTTTGGGGGAATTCAGGGCTCACACTTCTCACTTTCTCCAAGTGAAGGAAAACCCCACACTCTCAACACAGCTGTCATTGTTTGATGAAGCAGCCAACACTACTAGTGAGCATGAGCATCAGAAGCACCGATATCCAAGTATAATCACTCAAGTATCTACTCAGGTTTTAAGCAAACTTCTCTTTGCAGTGCCTTCCCAGCAACAGACCAGTACACCTACATTCACCTGGTTTTCTGCAATAATTTCTTGCCTTTTTGTTAATCACCTTTCAGACGTCTGCACAGGTACATGGTGCTGCAGAAGAGCAATTGCACAGAAAGAATACCTCTAAGCCCACAGGCTGAGAACAACTTGTGCAGATAGTCTTCCTTTCAATCTGGCAGCAGCGGGACTCTGTCCTCCCTTGCATTGTGGCACACAGGATTTTTACCAATTGAGtccaaagaaatgaataaaacatgGCTGCGGAGCATTTCACTTTCCTCCTGCCTCATCCCATGAAGCAGCTCAAATatgacagagaaaggaagggtaAGGGTATaagcttttttatttacatCGGGACATAAAAGAGGAAACTGGAGGACAGGGAAGTCCCAGCGCTCTTCACCCCATTCCTCTCCCCATGCAAGAGTTGAGAAAGACAAGTCCAgaactgctttttattcttttccactAAGACTGTTTCCTATCCCATCACTGTCCGTTTCTGGCCAATGCCACCAGCCCAACACTGGGGCTTTCACAGCATCTGCCTCTGCCCCTTGTGTCTTCTCCATCTCATGTGGAAGGCTTTTCCCCAAATCAATCAGAAATTATGTATGCAATAACCTGTAAAAATATCAGAGCCATGaagagatttagactggatataaggacGAACTTGTTTACAGAAAGGGCAGAGAGgccctgcccagggctgtgatGGGgggccccatccctgcagacccccagggtcaggctggaggggctctgagcaccgatggagctgtgggtgtccctgtgcactgcagggaatgggaccagatggcctttaagggcccttccaactcaaaccactCTAAGCTTCCCATCActcttccctcctcctgccagcagcagcagccactctTAAGGCTAGCAGAAAAGACAGCAGGACAGGGTTGCAGATAGCAGTTATGTGTATCTTGCCATGTAACTGTCATGACTGTTAGAAGTCTGAGCAGAGAGCTGGCTACAGATGCTATCCCCCACTCCCCCACTGTGCTCAGCTTGTTGTAGATGTATACAGAGGGGATTTGCATGTTTGTTCTTGCAAGTTGCCTTGTTAATGCTGTTGCAATATTGACACACCACTCAGTTCAAAGCTGTTACCAGCAAGTGAAAATtgaagctttttatttcatgtattttctctAGTCTTAGCTTTTGGAACTAGATATTTACCATTAGCATCTATTTTTTACACCATGTCTCACATGCTCAACTGTGCTACTACGTTAGCTACAGCTGCGTATCGCCTGCTTCCCCACAGTCCTCAGACTGAAGATTTATTGGTGAAAGAGACACTTAAGCACacacaaaatgagaaaatatgagCAGGTTTTCCTAATAAGGCAGACATTTTGCTGCATGCACCTCTCCATCAGAAGCAAGTCCAACTTTAGCAGACATCACTGACATCTTTTGTCTTTGTCTCGTTTGGAAGCTGTGTCACACCGAACTGGGAAACAAGTTAATGTATGCAAAGTTTGCTGAAGCGGGAAGCAACAGAAAGTGTTCAATCTAGTTGGAAATGTAGAGAGAACAGAAGCTTTGCATTCCAAACAATGGATTCCCCCAGGAACTAGAGGTATTTGAAGATGTCCAATTCTACATCTGGAATTACACACTGAGATTTctcacagagaaatgaaaatcaattaAGTGAACAGAGAAacatttgggaaagaaaaggaaaatatttggcCTGCAAACACTACAAGGTTGAGTAGTTCT harbors:
- the MRPS17 gene encoding 28S ribosomal protein S17, mitochondrial; protein product: MSVPRGAVHAKWIVGKVIGTKMQKTAKVRVTRLVLDPYLLKFFNKRKTYFAHDPLQQCVVGDIVLLKALPERRSKHVKHELAEIVFKVGNVIDPITGKPCAGTRFLENLSDSENLTEADTTYLSEKLQELKVCSTDK